A genomic window from Gossypium hirsutum isolate 1008001.06 chromosome D12, Gossypium_hirsutum_v2.1, whole genome shotgun sequence includes:
- the LOC107946325 gene encoding tricalbin-3, giving the protein MIFLKPSSYSSSFSFPLLLPLCPCKTNLCFATRNKNNKTPLINRLIPHRKYCLLACAIPSPNRNRLNVRVARNLVANGFASEFVDGERERENENQESSIQMGSNFGSFEQDPIVGKLRTQLGVIHPIPSPPINRNIVGLFVFFFFVGVAFDKIWTSRRRRGKLGALDGDLVRIGGGVWPQVPTSFSLFLEKDLQRKESVEWVNMVLGKLWKVYRGGIENWIIGLLQPVIDNLNKPDYVQRVEIKQFSLGDEPLSVRNVERRTSRRVNDLQYQIGLRYTGGARMLLMLTLKFGIIPIVVPVGIRDFDIDGELWVKLRLIPTEPFVGAVSWAFVSLPKIKFELSPFRLFNLMAIPVLSMFLRKLLTVDLPRLFVRPKKIVLDFQNGKAVGPVANDLKSGEIQEEKNKDFVGELSVTLVDARKLFYVFYGKTDPYVTLSLGDQVIRSKRNSQTTIIGPPGEPIWNQDFHLLVANHRKEKLCIQVKDSLGFLDLTIGTGEVDLGTLKDTVPSDQIVVLQGAWGVFGKRSAGEILLRLTYKAYVEDEEDDRTVAGSVDTDASDDELSDSDEPNVTNVQGVKQFTDETEKESFMDVLAALIVSEEFQGIVSSEPGSKSFDDISRTGSLKTRFSGVNGESLPSDSDKGSESSGGSILLWFAVITSISVLIALGIGGSSFFNP; this is encoded by the exons ATGATCTTTCTAAAACCTTCTTCTTATTCTTCCAGTTTCAGCTTCCCTCTTCTTCTGCCTCTTTGCCCTTGTAAAACCAACCTCTGTTTCGCAACTAGGAATAAGAATAACAAGACCCCGCTCATCAATCGCTTAATCCCACACCGGAAATATTGTCTTCTTGCTTGTGCAATTCCCAGTCCAAATCGCAACAGGCTTAATGTAAGGGTAGCTAGAAATCTTGTAGCCAATGGCTTTGCAAGTGAGTTTGTGGATggggaaagggaaagggaaaatGAAAATCAAGAATCTTCAATCCAAATGGGTTCAAATTTCGGTAGTTTCGAACAAGACCCCATTGTTGGCAAATTACGGACTCAGCTAGGTGTTATCCACCCAATCCCGTCCCCTCCAATTAACCGTAACATTGTTGggttatttgtttttttcttttttgttgggGTTGCTTTTGATAAAATCTGGACTTCAAGGAGGAGGAGGGGCAAATTGGGGGCTTTAGATGGTGACCTTGTTAGAATCGGAGGAGGGGTTTGGCCCCAAGTCCCGACTAGTTTTTCGTTGTTCTTGGAAAAGGATTTGCAAAGGAAAGAATCAGTTGAATGGGTTAATATGGTGTTGGGGAAGTTGTGGAAAGTTTATAGAGGTGGGATTGAGAATTGGATCATTGGGTTACTGCAACCTGTTATTGATAATCTTAACAAACCTGATTATGTCCAGAGAGTGGAAATTAAGCAGTTTTCTTTAGGGGATGAGCCTTTGTCTGTTAGGAATGTTGAGCGTAGAACTTCGCGGCGAGTCAATGATTTGCA GTATCAAATAGGGCTTCGTTATACTGGTGGTGCTCGCATGTTGTTGATGTTAACATTAAAATTTGGCATTATCCCAATTGTTGTGCCAGTTGGTATTCGAGATTTTGACATTGATGGAGAACTTTGGGTTAAATTGCGATTGATACCGACAGAACCTTTTGTTGGAGCTGTGTCGTGGGCTTTCGTCTCACTTCCGAAGATCAAGTTTGAGTTATCTCCATTTCGCTTGTTTAACTTAATGG CAATTCCAGTTCTTTCAAT GTTTTTGAGAAAACTGCTCACTGTGGATTTGCCTCGATTATTTGTCCGCCCAAAGAAGATTGTTCTGGATTTCCAAAATGGGAAAGCAGTTGGCCCTGTTGCAAATGATTTGAAATCAGGAGAAATTCAAGAAGAGAAGAACAAGGATTTTGTTGGAGAACTATCCGTGACTCTTGTGGATGCCAGGAAActgttttatgttttttatg GCAAAACTGATCCATATGTTACTCTAAGCCTGGGGGATCAAGTTATACGCAGTAAAAGGAACAGTCAAACCACTATTATTGGGCCTCCTGGTGAGCCAATTTGGAATCAG GATTTTCATTTACTTGTGGCAAACCATAGAAAAGAAAAACTATGCATCCAAGTGAAAGACTCCCTTGGGTTCTTGGATTTGACAATTGGTACAGGAGAG GTTGATCTTGGGACTCTCAAGGACACTGTTCCATCGGATCAGATTGTTGTCTTGCAAGGAGCTTGGGGAGTGTTTGGAAAGAGATCTGCTGGAGAAATATTACTTCGGTTAACGTATAAAGCTTATGTTgaggatgaagaagatgacagAACTGTGGCTGGATCTGTTGATACGGATGCTTCAGATGATGAATTATCTGATTCTGATGAACCAAATGTGACAAATGTGCAGGGTGTAAAGCAATTTACAGATGAAACAGAGAAGGAGTCCTTTATGGATGTTCTAGCAGCTTTGATTGTTAGTGAGGAATTTCAAGGCATAGTATCATCCGAACCTGGGAGCAAATCTTTTGATGATATATCAAGAACAGGATCTCTGAAAACAAGATTTAGTGGTGTTAATGGGGAATCTTTGCCATCAGATTCTGATAAGGGTTCTGAATCATCTGGAG GATCAATCTTATTATGGTTTGCTGTGATTACAAGTATATCAGTGTTAATTGCACTCGGTATCGGTGGCTCGAGTTTCTTCAACCCTTGA
- the LOC107946326 gene encoding uncharacterized protein → MHLWRKMRRVWVSVSDRLKPHKPTVKGGQDGETCSGNGLLKLQDDVKMCGYEDVQVMWDLLNSPEIKQIGAATTTVVSSSKQWPSSWTAISWHNQGNTASSSSFCWVKSGIDNS, encoded by the exons ATGCACTTATGGCGGAAGATGAGGAGGGTCTGGGTGTCCGTCTCCGACAGGCTTAAACCCCATAAACCCACTGTCAAAG GTGGGCAAGATGGTGAAACCTGTAGTGGAAATGGTTTGTTAAAGCTTCAAGATGATGTAAAGATGTGTGGATATGAAGACGTACAGGTGATGTGGGACTTATTGAATTCACCCGAAATCAAACAAATAGGTGCCGCAACAACCACGGTGGTGTCTAGCAGCAAACAATGGCCATCTTCTTGGACGGCTATCTCTTGGCATAACCAAGGAAATACTGCCTCATCATCTTCATTTTGTTGGGTTAAATCCGGTATAGATAATAGTTAG